The stretch of DNA tttttttagttcttTGCTTTTTTATGGTGTTCTATTTCAGTTCCCATGGTGGATTTCTTGGTGAAAATCCAGGAAGTGAAGGCAATGGAGAGAGAGGACGCAGTTTTTGAGTGTGTTATATCAAAACCTCTTGCCAAGATTTCATGGTTTGGCAAGAATCTGCCCTTGGAGCAAGGAGATAAATATGATATTGAGGTTTCTGAAGACAAGCTCATCCACAGACTGGTGGTCAAAGACTGCATGGTGGTAGACAAAGGAATTTATTCCGCGTGTGCCGGAATAAAATCCTGCAATGCCTGGCTCGTCGTTGAAGGTTAGACACTCAACACGCAGGTGTTAATTCTCCAACCAAACTCAGCACAACTTCAGAGCTACCATGTCCCTCTTTAGCTGATAAAGATGCAGATCAGGGcaagaagtcagtgaggaaaacaACAAAGGCCGGAGGATCGGGTATGGATCTGCAGAAGGTGGCCCAAGAGCAAAATGCAAAGttggagaaagagaaagaggaggTGAAAGCTGCAAAAGAAGCTGAAGTTGTGGCACCAAAACCAGGTAAGATTTGTAAACtaccaaaatgtatttcaaatttcaaaacacaacatTAGCAAGATACTGTTGGGCCAAATTTAAAGACAGTCTGTAGATGTTGGAGggggcaaggcaagtttatttatagagcacaattcatacacaaggtaattcaaagtgcttacagaaaaaaaaaagaatagaatcacttcataaaatcattccataaaaacataaaatcattctaaaataattacataaaaaaacagatacggatacagataattgaggtgggtgaacagatacatatacagatatagatagtggtgtactcgctcatccatactaataacactttgtctttgtttctgtgggccaaagacaatgatttcagttttgtctgagttaagctggagaaagttgctttgcatccacacactgatctgtttgatgcagtgacaaagtaaatctgcaggaccatgttgaCCAGCCATCAGTGACATGTAGATCTGAGTGTTGTCTGCATAGTTAAGAGCCATTGCAGAAGGTCATTTTGACAATGTAAGACAACAGCTGACAATATTAAAAGTCACTGCTTCAATTTGTATGTCTTTATATACACAGCATACAggcctgatcaaaatcttaacagcagttgaaaaattgctagaatttgcattttgcacatttggatcttaatgaggttttaggtagcgctaaaatatgcaaaatcaagaagggggagtgagacaaagaacatttggaacttgtaatttaaacaaaaaaaaacaaaaaaaactgaaataggttgtttatcacctgatcaaaagtttaagaccacaggctataaaagctcAAATCTATTCAAAATGTTCaatttctgtcaggcattcacactgtcatgccctcctgatggctaaagctaataagctttctctttttgaatgtggtcggattgtcgagctgcataagcaaggcctctcgcagcgtgccattgctgctgaggttgggctcagtaagacagtcattctacattttttgaaagatcctgagcattatgggacaaaaaagtcaagtggtagacccaaaaaaatcacacctgtgctgagccggaggatccgattggctgtccatcaagacacagggcggtcttcgacccaaattaaggcccttactgatgccgactgcagcgcaataaccatcagacagtaTCTgctggaaaagggtttaaaaaacaaaacaaattcgaAGACCTtatctccttcaacaccacaaaactgttagactttgccagggagcatcaaacatgggacattgaaaggtggaaaaaagttttattctctgatgagaaaaaatgtaaccttggcggtccagatggcttccaacgtcactggcatgacaaggagatcccacctgagatgttttctacccggcacagtggaggggtgttcgtcatgatctggggtgctttttcattcagtggaacactggagattttgatcaggtctctGTATTACACGGTATATTTGATTTTAAAGCTCTGCATACAGTAGCTTTGGTAAACTCCCCAAGATCATAGATCACTATACTACTACTTGATAAATTACAATCCATAAAACCGATGCTGCTATAAACACACAAATTGTACATAATTGTTTGACAAACCTACAGTACATACCTACATCTATATATAACCAAATATCAATGGCAATTTTACCAAATTAACCTCTGGCTTCAACTAGGCTTCAACCAAACCTTCAGATTTCAATGCAGATCAACTGCATTGTTTTGCTTTGCTATATAGTGTCTGTCATGCTGTTCATCAATTTGCATTAAGCCTCCAATGTGAAGTTGTTGACACAGCAGCTACTCACACTGGCGTTTAACAGGAAGAGATAAACCGGCAGACGTGGCCCCAGCTAGACCAATTGTGAAGGTGGTAAGCAGGGGTAAGAGACACCATTTGCTGAGGTGACGTCTACAGATGGTTTTATCCAGAGTTCATATGTATTTTTAACGGTGTTCATTAGGGGTGTGCATTACCTATTATCTGGCGATTCGATTCGTATTGCGATTCATAGGTCACGATTCGATTCGATTTCGATATATCCCAATACTTAAGTACAAGACAattattctgattttttttttaaatatatgattCTGGAAACAACTAATGACTAAACTAGTACACATTCAAAAGAAAATttgtataaaatattttattatctgAAATGTCAGAAACATAACTGCAGCAGCAACCGTATTTAAGAAGTTGCAGACTGTGTTTTAGGTTTCAATGTTGGGATCATTGTCAGTAACTACCACAGGATTTTTTGCACTTACGCCCCAATCAGCCACAACTTCACGCAGCAAAGCCTCAATATTCTCTCATGTGTGACTGTCATACACTGGACGTGTTTgtgacacatgagaacgcatctTCCACATGCTGTCGATGTGATGCGCCGTTActgttatgtacagtatgactCGGTGGCCCTGGAATTCCAGGCATCACATGTTAATGCAACTCGCTCCGCAAATGAAGATCATCCAGCACATCGTTTTTTACTAATTTGTACAAGCGAGAGTCCAAATTGCAGATTTATAAATGTGCTTCGGAGCATCTCGTAATTCCCTCTCCATGTTGAAACTTTAGCTGTTCTCTAAACACCGCGAGAATATAGTGTAAAGATACCGCCCTGTGATAACTCTCGCGAGATGCTATTATTACTCTGGCGGGCTTGGGTGGTGGGCTGCCAACACTGCCAGCTAGTGACCGGGAGTGTAAGTGCAGGACAAAAGACGCTGCAATAAATACAGTACCtccaaaacacatttgaaaacatCCATTTGAACGTCTTTTGAATCGATATGAGAATCGTGCGATGTAATATCTCGATATATCGTCGAATCGATTATTTTAAACACCCCTAGCGTTCATCAATTTTTAGTATGCCTGCATTGATAAATTGTTGGCACAGCAACTACTAACAATAATGTTTAACAGGCAGCGATAAACCAGCAGACGTGACACCAACTAGACCGGTTGTGAAGGGGGAAAGCAACGGTAAGAAAGTGTTGCTGTAACGTCTACTTATGGTTTTATCTGAGAGTTgatatgtttctttttttaacactgttCGTCCATTTTCAGTATGCTTACATTCATAAATTGTTGACACAGCAACTACTAACATAAATGTTTAACAGGAAGTGATAAAGTGGCAGACTTGGCTTCTGTTCAAGCGGTTGCCGAGGAAATGGGCAGTGCTCAGATCACATAATTGCGGCAATGTCTAAGAATATGCTGAAAGTAAGCGTAGAACGTCTGTCATCAGTTTTTTCATGGGGTTGGCATctattttagacaattttaagaaaatttTGAATGAATAGTTCGTGGGAAGAAAACCTTGAGCAAAGACCAAAAGAGGAGCATAAATAATGAAGACGGAATTACATTTCTTCTTGTTTGCCCCCTCAGTTAAGGAGACAAAACCTGAGCTGCCACCTGCAGCTCCAACAAGTGGTAAGTTGCTCAAATACTGTCATAGTTGTTAGTAAATATTAAATTAGTGTTTTTTGAAGATGCCCAAAATATAACTCTGTAgtttaaaaaattatgtatGGATATGAATAACTGTGTTCCTTTGGGTTAAGTCAAACATGGcataaaacatctttttatttaatgttccCAGAGCCTGTGATTACATGCGGACTCACTGATATATATTGTCTGCGTGGGAAGCCAGCTGAATTAAAAGTCACAATGAACATGGACTGCGAAGGCATCTGGTTTAAAGACGGAGAGCCGGTAAAAAGCTCATTAACGACaaatttttcagttttcttttgTGCATTTGGAATAAACACTGATGTAGGACTGATGTGTTGTCACTTGTCAAGTAAACACACCGAAGAGGAAATAGAGTTGGTTTTGAGTTAGacctttaaaaaacaacaggggTTTTCAAGGTGTGATGCGGGCCAGAAGACTTCAGAGAAGGAGgggcagcagcttgagaaacaGAGAAAAACTTCTACAAGCCTGCTAAGCAAACTTTTGTTACGTTTTAAGTACGTTACGtttaaattaattgatttttgtTACTACAATGAGCAAGTAAGTTTGGGCTGAGCAGAAAACTTCACAAATATGCTCCAGAATATCCGTTTTTGGTGAGTTGGGATGATCACTCTGTTTATGCTCTCAGAGGGAGGCTCTTTGTGCCACCATTGAAAACCCCTACCCTGCAAGCAGGGGCGCTGCCAGGAATtgtgggtcccatgaaaaaaaaaaaaatcatatttggcCCCGTGGGCAGCTGTGGTGACTACAGCGCTAGGACTCAACTGACCCtttaaagctatttttatgctatttGACTGAAATCTGAATTTAGTTAGATGCATGTgttggagtaatacgaatacatgggaaacaaattgctcaatttatttttacaaaaaataacataacttGTCAAACGCTGGGATTGAACTCATGTACCTTATTTACTTCATGGAAAAGTCAGTCAGTATAATCTTTCATTATATTTAATCATTGGTGACAGTGCAGAAAATAAGTTTGATGTAAAATTCCATGTAAAGTGCCCCATTATTCATTAATGCCATTGACATTTTACAGATTATTTTTGATTCTcatagattcaagagttttcaagattcaagagttttattttcatatgcatagtaaaacaggcagttatactatgcaatgaaatagTAAATAGTAATATGGAACAAATTGCTTCCCTTTTGAACTCAAAATGGGACATGTACTTCTGTTTCTAAATAAATAGCCGGAGTAGTACTATCTTATCTCCTTCTTTTGCCTTTCTTCCCTCTTCTTTCTTGCTGTCCTTTGTGAAAACCGGACTTTATTTTAGTACTAGGCAACATTGTAGTGCATTGGCTCCTACGCGCTCTGAAGCGGGACCAAACCATTTTGCAGATTTCATGCAGGGGGGTGGTTGGTCTATATGGATGCTTACTTTGTGGTCAATGTGAATTTAACTTTTACTgccaaaaacaagtaaaaaaaaaaaaatcattttaggaCTATATTTGAAAAATCTCATATATATATCTCTCAACCCAGATAACAAAATTTGATTTTAATTTGTACCTATTTTTTTGGAACCCTTGAATCATCCTAACTTTCCCCCCCTTTACGGCTCCCCTGTCTCCTTTAAGCAGGGAAACTGACTacaataacaagcatcaaaacCTGCTTGGTTGATTTGATACGCTTTTATATTTTGTGGCGTGATAAAAACTACTTTTCCTTTCACCTTTGATATTCTAGCTAAACACAGGCGCTGGGATCAACATAAGCAAAGATTCCACCTCTCACACACTGACTTTTCAACACTGCAGAGATGGTGACTCCGGCGTTTATCGCTTTGTATCAGGGGATCAGAGTACGCAGGGAAAAGTCACAATTGGAGGTATAATTTACTTCACTTTTTAGTAATACGTGAGATGGTCTATTCCAGTGCATTATACTTAATTATACCTTGTGCTTTGTAGATGTACCTGAATTTGACCCAGAGGACCTTCACAAATTCTCCAAGCCCTTGACAGTAAGAGTGGGCCAAAACGCCACTTTCAAAATGCCTTTCGCGGTCCAGGAGTCTCTGATTGTTAACTGGTATAAGAATGGCACTGAGGTCAAAGACGGCGGAGGAGTCAAGATTGTGAGGGAGCCCAATCACAGCCGGCTGCTCCTCAGAGACTGCCTACGGTCAGACACAGGGGAAATTAAAATCCAGCTCAAAAACGCATTTGGGGCCGTGGAGGCCACATCTCAGCTTTTTGTGCTTGGTAATAAAGCTTAAGTGTTCTAATGAGAAATATTActacttaaaaatgttaaagcaCTATGTTTGCTCATACAGATCGTCCAGCTCCACCAGAGGGTCCGGTGGAGATTCTAGAAACCACCTCGTCTCTAATCGAGATCAAATGGAAACCTCCCAAAGACGATGGTGGTTCCGCTGTCACCAACTACATCATAGAGCGACAGCAGCAAGGCCACAATCGGTGGGTTAAACTCGGGGATGTCTCTGGCGATAAGACCTCCTTCAGGGATAGGAATGTGACTCACGGAAAGAAGTACAACTACCGCATCTACGCAGAGAACTCTGAGGGCCTCAGTGACATGCTGGAGACTACTGATAGTATTATGGCCGGCATAATGAGTGAGCAGAAATGAAAGAAGTCTCATTCAACGTTTCTGTGgttagtttttgttttggttgccAACTTGTCTATTACCTGATCACACAGTACTTTCTGGACCACCTGGTGCCCCCAAAGCGGTGAGTACCTCAAAGACCTGTATTACATTAATGTGGACCCCTCCGGAGGATGACCGAGGGGTGCCCATCATTGGTTATCAACTGGAGAAAcgcaaaaaagacacaaatcaGTGGATTCCCCTCAATGCAGTCAATGAGCCCATTGAAGGTTTGTCACAAAAGCACAACCATATCCTGGGTAACAGTATAGAGTTTTGACTCTTCACATCCTTTTTTTCCAGATGTGAATTACGCAGTTAAAGATGTCACTGAGGGAGCACAGTATGAATTCAGGGTTCTGGCAATTAATGAGTCAGGGGCAGGGGATCCGAGTCCCCCCTCTGCAATGGTGTGTGCAAAGAATCCCAACAGTAAGTTCcgactgtaaatacagtatcCAAGATTCCACTTTTCAAGTCTGAGTTTGTATCTGAAATGTATGTGTTTTGGTCCAGTGAGACCTCATTTCAAAGACCCGGAGGACTTCATTGTCGTCAGAGCAGGAAATTCAGCACGTGTAAAAATTTGCTATGAGGTATGACTTTACAAGCTGCAACTACTTGAATTCTCAAAAGTTAGCCTCCAGTTATCGCTTTGCTAAGTTTGACATTTATCGGAATACCTCAATGTCTCCAGGCTGAACCTCCACCTGAAATCACATGGCTCAAGGACGATGAACCAACACCCCCATGGATTCAAATAATCAATTCAGAGGGAATGTCCCAGCTTGTTATTCCGTCATCCAAACGTTCAGACTCTGCCATCTACACCATCATCGCCAAAAACTCTGTCGGGCAGGCTTGCTTTGATGTTGAGGTTAGAGTTACAGGTAAGAAGAAGGGCAGTTGCCAATGATAAGGTCTCATTTGAGAAATGCAGAAATGTTATTGGAATATAATTGGAAGCAAACTCCAGTTGTGTTCTTGTTCTGAAATCCAAGCTTCTTCTGGATATGACTTGtaattttttgtacaatatggACAGCAATGGAGGAGTAGTAGCCTCACAGAAACAAGGTTCCTGATTCAGTTCCATCTTGGAATCCAAGCAAGGCTAATTTTCAGCCAAAAAacagcccaaaaaaaaaaaaaaaaagaataacctCAGAAAGGGTATGGAGTCAGTATTTTCCTTCCTTCAAACTAGATGAACCCAAGTGCCCAGGACCAGTGGAGCTGGAACAAACCGTCCAGGGGAAAGTGGTTATATCATGGGCTCCCTCCCCAGACCAGGGGCTTGATGACAGACTTTACTACATGGTAGCTCAACGCGACTCAAATACCAGGATATGGAAAACTGTGGCAGACCGCCTCTTCACTAACACGTACACAGCCAACAACATTCTTCCTGGGCTGGAATACCATTTCAGGGTCTACGCCAAGAATGACATGGGCCTCTCGGACCCATCTCAGTCACCAACATGGGGAATGAATAGTAACAAAGGTATGCTACTATTTCCTGCTAAACACGACACCCCACATTTAGAAATACCAGCCAGCATCCTAAATGTCAACACATTCTAATCTGtttctttttaatgtatttCCCATTTAGTCCCAATTGTCTGCAATGCATTCAACTCatcacatatcagctttgaaagGCCCCCATCCATCTTGGTCCCCCTGAAGGTCCACACCCCCCCCAAAGGCTACCAGGTCTACATGACGTGCGCTGTGCGAGGATTCCCTACACCCACCGTCTCCTGGTTCCTCAATGACCAGTGCATCAACTCAGACAGCAACTACTACATCACCAACTCCTTTGGCGTATGCTCCATGTATATTCTCAGAGTGCGGCCAAAGGACAGCGGCGAGTACAAAGTGGTTGCAGTCAACTCCTTTGGCAAGGCAGAGTGTTCCACTAAACTCATTGTTAGAGGTAAGACCCAGCTTAGGGATTTGATAACAACTTTtaaggtatttttttttgtgattttaacttttttttccttcacagaatgacacaaaaaatgacatcatcTGACATGTACTTTTAGTGCAAAGGGTTTCGGAAAAGTCTCCTGTAAATGGCTGAAACTTCCAGAGCAATCAAATATTAACTTATGTCtttaaaatgctgcaaatgagcGACAAACTGATTTCAGAATTCATTAACCTGCAACTGCAATAAATCATTAAATACCCAAGTGTGAGTGTTTTTATTCTGCTTttccaaatacaaaaaaacacagtggaacTTCCATAATCAATTTAGCCgtgttgatatttttatgtatttttaaattttccaaaatgttcttatatatttttaaagacaaaactttaTCATTAGTTATTTGtaacaacatttcagcttcttctctttacattttgcctttttttgttattttttttttttatttctataatgtgccgcgggccaataaaaaacaagctacgTGCCACATATggccccaggctgcactttggaccagGCTGTTTTATTATCATTGCTGACTTGGCTATATTGTACAATGATGTTCTGCCGAGCCTGGACAGACAGATCTAGCACTTTCTTACAACCGTTTCAATTTCCGGTCCACAGTTCTTACAACAAtcttttttccagaaaacctAAAATTCAGAATGTTTGGATTTCAGGGGGATTAGAATTTAAGGGTTCCACTCTTTTACTGACACAGTTGAACAGGTGGTTatttacaacatacagtatatttttccaTCTAAAAATGTACGGCAGAAGACACCATGTAGCTTACACGGTGTCATAAACGTTTAAGAACTGTCTGACCAGTTTTCATTGCCTTTCCATATATAACGCCAGTAAAATGACCACTGGAGCTTCTTTGGTTACGGACTGTAAATACTTTTATCCCGTATCTATCAAATaagcatttaaaatgtaataatttcattcaaataGTGAATGCTTCCTGAAGTaaaaatttatatttaaaacCATTGTTTTTCCTTTGCTGCAGCCATTAAGTCATATTTGTTCGTAATACCGTTTGGTGACCATTCAGACACTGTATGAGCTTGACCTCTGACAATATGAACTGTAcaagtacgacacacttgcacCCCATTAGCCATCATCTTTTTATAACACTGCGTGACCCTCTGTGAGATTTTCCAGTGACACCTTTGAAAGCAAATAAAACACTcaagtgaatgaatgtttatCAACCATTAAAATCCTGAGATGAACGATCGTATTACAAAGACACGTTAAGGCTGCCAGTCGGGACAGTGTAGACGCATGAAGACCTTCTAGCACTGACATCGGAGAATAATCCATCTGTAATGTACCGATAACATATTGCCACACACCATCAATCTGTTGTCTAAATCATAGAGATCATGTCATCGGGGGTTTCATATTGTCATCAGCACTGGTGTATATTGTTGATACGGACATTTCTGATACCAGATTAAGTCATGAGTTTTTTCCAGTCCAACTATGAGGCTATCACTTTCATAAGGATTTGTAAAAGAAGAAACCGCCACCCTTTGCTACTGTTGTACTGTGGCTTTTTACCAAATACATTGGCTCCATTTAAGGCTTTCTGTGTGCCACAACATTTTATTACCCAACAAAAAGGGGCGCCATCCTTCGCCGCGATATTAGACATTACAGATATTAAGAGACAAGACTACAAGCTGGGGACACAAGGCTTAACAAAGGCAACCAAGGCATTGAAAGTAAGTCacgttgatttttttaaaattctgagTGAATTAGCGTGCTGAAATGATTGCATTATTTTCAGTCGCATAACACGGCTTGGGCTTTTAGATGTTAAAATGAAGAAGaggaatgtgcattttttttctgggcTGCAGTTTAATGAAGTATGAACATGaagcaacatccatccatccactttctatgcagCTAATCCCATGAAGCAACATAACATCCAAATGTCTGATTCCTACTttgtaaaagttaaaaaatggtTATGGAAGCAAACCAAGTTTTAGTTACATAGAAATCTGTTTGAAATCAATgaataattaaatgaatatttttgttaaatCATAAACTGTTGAAATTCTCCAATACTACGGACATTCATGTCGTCCTTGTGCCATATTCTGGCAGCTCCTTACGACAAATAACTGAACAGGAGATGATCAGGTTTTTGTTCATGTTGGATTGGCGTTGCCCTTTTTCAAATCGTAACTTTTCTTCTTATGTGGCCCagaaattaaaatgtgaaatgccACTGGGCTGCAATTATGATACACAGCGAATGATGTTCTAATTAAAAAACATCAGTGCTCTTCAGTTACTAAAATAATTCCTCAACTAAGTCAAGATAAGATACATCCTTCATGCTTTGCAGCCATTGGCAATAGTGCTGGAAACAATGGAAGTAGGTCAAAGTAATTTTCCAGTCATGTCTCATGAGAGCTTGGTACACATATTCTATTCAATGTATTGATGTTTGTTGCAAGTTTTCCTAAAAGTCCAAAAAATCCAATGTCTTTTGATTGTGCtactactacaaaaaaaaaaaaaaagtgcaccgCACATGAAGACATTCTGCCCTCCCGTCTATGTTTGGCTCGCAAGCAGCCACTTGACTCCACAAGCACTTGGGGCAAAGTGGGCCCAAAGGTGGGGTTTCACATTCCCCATTTACGGCATCCCAGCGTGTCTCCACGCAAGAGTCAAGGCATCCCCGCTTTGACAAGCTGATGTCATAGTGCCACTAATGTGATACATGAGGAGAGAACTTCCAAGGCTCACAACCTTTTGTGGCTCTCCAACCTCTTTTTAAGTCTCACAGATTTGTGTGACATCCCCTGCGGTTACACAACAGTCATGTTTAGTCATGAGACTTGCATGCATGTACATTATGCACCTTTGTACACAGCAATGTTTTGATATAAATCAAGTATATTGCCTAATAATGAAATGTTGACATTTGTAAAAATACAGTGCCCTCCAAGTATTTACCTGCTTGGCTGTTTCAGCATTTTATTGCTTTTAGAAATGTAATCATGGTCAATGTAATTTGACTTTTATGACAAAAACTTATAATTTAAAGTAAGTTATTTTcatgtcaaagtgaaaataGACTTTTACAAATTGGTGTCAATTAATATATAAGATAAACTAAATGACTGCATACCTGTCGCTGCAATCACAGCACAGTCTGtggagatacagtatgtcactgTAGATTTTCCCCATTTCTCCTTGCAAAACAAATTCGTCAGGTTGCTCCGGGATTGGGTGTGAACAGCACTTTTCAAGGCCAGCCAGAATGATCAATTTGGATTGCAGTCTGGGCTTGGACTTGGGCCCTCTAGAACATTTAGCTTGTTGTCTTTGAACTAAGTTTGGCGTGGTTTTTGCCGTATGCTTGATATCGCTGTCTTGCTGGAATATAAATCTTCTCCCACGGCAGAGTTGTCTTGCAGATTGAAACATATTATCCTCCTGGATTTGCCAATATTTTTCTGTATTCATGTTCCCTTCCACCTTGACCAGCCTTCCAGGGCCTGCGGCTGAGAATCAGCCCCACAACATGACACACCATGCTTCACGGTGCA from Dunckerocampus dactyliophorus isolate RoL2022-P2 chromosome 8, RoL_Ddac_1.1, whole genome shotgun sequence encodes:
- the LOC129186808 gene encoding immunoglobulin-like and fibronectin type III domain-containing protein 1 — protein: MFKRSKVTDGTGAGQVGIKKKSRVPGVMITQFIETLPEGKSHPDFTRKPIALTIQEGKFAFFKAIVTGDPKPTVAWSRNNGDVSDTSKYQSKYDPNSNEHTFEMPNVKADQADTYKCFATNEYGQAFVTVVLNVIEVGFKKKKAVQQNATETINGDFKTVLRKSKVVPKAAQTEKKDGEIDPKFWELLLSADKKDYERICAEYGVTDFRWMLKKLNEMKKEREEEQAEFVRNISNLRPIRVNADGTASFEIDMDLIEQSSSIYLYKDGEMVPYTKELGDTMKHSLRRVGRKYIFSMRDLRPDDGGFYQLDVEDVNIFSTDFKIPMVDFLVKIQEVKAMEREDAVFECVISKPLAKISWFGKNLPLEQGDKYDIEVSEDKLIHRLVVKDCMVVDKGIYSACAGIKSCNAWLVVEADKDADQGKKSVRKTTKAGGSGMDLQKVAQEQNAKLEKEKEEVKAAKEAEVVAPKPGSDKPADVTPTRPVVKGESNVKETKPELPPAAPTSEPVITCGLTDIYCLRGKPAELKVTMNMDCEGIWFKDGEPLNTGAGINISKDSTSHTLTFQHCRDGDSGVYRFVSGDQSTQGKVTIGDVPEFDPEDLHKFSKPLTVRVGQNATFKMPFAVQESLIVNWYKNGTEVKDGGGVKIVREPNHSRLLLRDCLRSDTGEIKIQLKNAFGAVEATSQLFVLDRPAPPEGPVEILETTSSLIEIKWKPPKDDGGSAVTNYIIERQQQGHNRWVKLGDVSGDKTSFRDRNVTHGKKYNYRIYAENSEGLSDMLETTDSIMAGIMILSGPPGAPKAVSTSKTCITLMWTPPEDDRGVPIIGYQLEKRKKDTNQWIPLNAVNEPIEDVNYAVKDVTEGAQYEFRVLAINESGAGDPSPPSAMVCAKNPNMRPHFKDPEDFIVVRAGNSARVKICYEAEPPPEITWLKDDEPTPPWIQIINSEGMSQLVIPSSKRSDSAIYTIIAKNSVGQACFDVEVRVTDEPKCPGPVELEQTVQGKVVISWAPSPDQGLDDRLYYMVAQRDSNTRIWKTVADRLFTNTYTANNILPGLEYHFRVYAKNDMGLSDPSQSPTWGMNSNKVPIVCNAFNSSHISFERPPSILVPLKVHTPPKGYQVYMTCAVRGFPTPTVSWFLNDQCINSDSNYYITNSFGVCSMYILRVRPKDSGEYKVVAVNSFGKAECSTKLIVRE